A single Atopobiaceae bacterium DNA region contains:
- a CDS encoding cation:proton antiporter encodes MAAQLLDLALILLVCLACPYLASLIPGRPVPEVVFLVFAGAILGPMGVGIVSTDAPSIQMLSQLGMAFLFLMAGYELDPQQLTGPMGRHACLAWAVSLAAALLITPFLPLSGLTDVGTLAFAIAMTTTAYGTLAPIMRDRALTGTPVGEAVTVYGAIGELLPVIAMAFLLSSRSWWLTAVILGAFLLICLRIAKMPDRARRTGSKVLAFLRDNAETVSQATVRVTVALLVTLVAISALFDLDVVLGAFAAGFILRHAAPEGDHVLETKLDAIAYGFLVPVFFFVSGASVDLTAAFANPLLLVGFMGLLLLVRALPVGISLRLCPETRGLTVAERLSCSIYCSMALPLIVAITSVATESGAMSDDMASVLVMAGACTVLVVPWSHRSSAWCHRPILSRRWSRSPTSPRT; translated from the coding sequence ATGGCCGCGCAGCTTCTCGACCTTGCACTCATCCTGCTCGTCTGCCTCGCATGTCCCTATCTGGCGAGCCTCATCCCCGGACGACCCGTTCCCGAGGTCGTGTTCCTGGTGTTTGCCGGGGCCATCCTCGGGCCCATGGGCGTCGGCATCGTGAGCACGGACGCCCCGTCGATCCAGATGCTCTCCCAGCTCGGCATGGCCTTCCTCTTCCTCATGGCAGGCTACGAGCTCGACCCGCAGCAGCTCACCGGGCCCATGGGCAGGCACGCCTGCCTGGCTTGGGCAGTCTCGCTCGCAGCCGCACTCCTCATCACGCCCTTCCTGCCCCTCTCGGGCCTCACGGACGTCGGCACGCTCGCCTTCGCCATCGCGATGACCACCACGGCCTACGGCACCCTTGCGCCCATCATGCGCGACCGCGCCCTCACCGGCACCCCCGTAGGCGAGGCCGTCACCGTCTACGGGGCCATAGGCGAGCTGCTTCCCGTCATCGCCATGGCCTTCCTGCTCTCCTCACGGTCGTGGTGGCTCACCGCGGTCATCCTCGGGGCCTTCCTGCTCATCTGCCTTCGCATCGCGAAGATGCCCGACCGGGCGAGAAGGACCGGATCGAAGGTCCTGGCGTTCCTGCGCGACAACGCCGAGACGGTCTCGCAGGCGACGGTGCGCGTCACGGTAGCCTTGCTCGTGACCCTCGTCGCGATCTCGGCGCTGTTCGACCTTGACGTGGTGCTCGGTGCCTTCGCAGCCGGCTTCATCCTCCGACATGCCGCGCCCGAGGGAGACCACGTCCTTGAGACCAAGCTCGACGCCATAGCCTACGGCTTCCTGGTTCCCGTCTTCTTCTTCGTCTCTGGTGCGTCCGTCGACCTCACGGCGGCCTTTGCCAACCCGCTGCTACTCGTAGGGTTCATGGGGCTGCTCCTGCTGGTAAGGGCCCTACCGGTGGGCATATCGCTCAGGCTCTGCCCCGAGACGAGGGGCCTCACCGTCGCTGAGCGCCTCTCGTGCTCGATCTACTGTTCCATGGCCCTGCCCCTCATCGTCGCCATCACGAGCGTCGCCACCGAGTCGGGCGCCATGAGCGATGACATGGCGTCCGTCCTTGTCATGGCCGGCGCCTGCACGGTGCTGGTGGTTCCGTGGTCACATCGCTCTTCCGCGTGGTGTCATCGGCCCATCCTGTCGAGGCGATGGAGCAGATCACCCACGAGCCCTCGCACATGA
- the amaP gene encoding alkaline shock response membrane anchor protein AmaP — translation MGGFKRFLLVVFALAGGIALAALLLPWLGPWTRQATALLAIDWYDYVIEVCCLILGIGLVVSLLRGIFSRRADSIVVTSVDGGEVTVSRDAIASQAVHIIEEDGSCLADDVRVSAKRSGKVRVSVRVLPHQTVDVTTKGPQLHQALMEGLAALCADKLKSVDLEFIEPQTPTDPHEDQSDMVAAPADEDHEPMADYVEEPQQEPSPSASSKLDLDRLESFAAGGAPSPDDSGDITVPLRDERSE, via the coding sequence GTGGGAGGATTCAAGCGCTTTCTGCTCGTCGTCTTCGCGCTTGCGGGAGGCATCGCCTTGGCTGCGCTGCTGTTGCCTTGGCTGGGCCCGTGGACGCGTCAGGCCACGGCGCTCCTGGCCATCGACTGGTATGACTACGTCATAGAGGTCTGTTGCCTCATCCTCGGCATAGGGCTCGTGGTCTCGCTGCTCAGAGGCATCTTCTCGCGCAGGGCCGACTCCATCGTGGTCACGTCCGTGGATGGGGGAGAGGTCACGGTCTCACGTGATGCCATCGCCTCGCAGGCGGTCCACATCATCGAGGAGGACGGCAGCTGCCTGGCCGACGACGTCCGCGTGAGCGCCAAGCGTTCGGGCAAGGTCCGTGTCAGTGTTCGCGTGCTTCCCCATCAGACGGTCGACGTCACCACCAAGGGCCCTCAGCTCCATCAGGCCCTCATGGAGGGACTTGCCGCCCTCTGCGCCGACAAGCTCAAGAGCGTCGACCTCGAGTTCATAGAGCCACAGACGCCGACCGACCCCCACGAGGACCAGTCGGACATGGTCGCGGCACCCGCAGACGAGGACCACGAGCCCATGGCCGATTACGTCGAGGAGCCCCAGCAGGAGCCTTCCCCCTCGGCATCCTCCAAGCTCGACCTCGACCGACTCGAGTCCTTCGCGGCTGGCGGCGCACCATCACCTGATGACTCCGGGGACATCACCGTCCCACTCCGTGACGAGAGGAGCGAGTAG
- a CDS encoding Asp23/Gls24 family envelope stress response protein: protein MSDTKKTDTKQTDLPDDDAAKKSATPSDEADAEELTDAEGHGIVSYDDDDDLEGEDSLTFSNGVIEKIVALAVRDVPGVLGMRGSFFNRVQETFGASNPAKGVSVEVMPDNSVKVNISVLIEYGTYAPQVFEDVKRAVVKQVAGMTGLEVKGVNLRIEDVLTADEFKGAERAEREEVAAAAAAAAGDSSADADEGKTAEAAE from the coding sequence ATGAGCGATACCAAGAAGACCGATACCAAGCAGACTGACCTGCCGGATGATGACGCTGCCAAGAAGTCTGCCACCCCTTCGGACGAAGCTGATGCCGAGGAGCTGACGGATGCTGAGGGCCACGGCATCGTGAGCTACGACGACGATGACGACCTCGAGGGAGAGGACTCCCTCACCTTCTCGAACGGTGTGATCGAGAAGATCGTGGCGCTCGCCGTCCGTGACGTGCCCGGTGTCCTCGGCATGCGCGGCAGCTTCTTCAATCGCGTGCAGGAGACCTTCGGTGCCTCCAACCCAGCCAAGGGCGTGAGCGTCGAGGTCATGCCGGACAACTCGGTCAAGGTCAACATCTCCGTGCTCATCGAGTACGGCACCTATGCGCCGCAGGTGTTCGAGGACGTGAAGCGCGCCGTGGTCAAGCAGGTCGCCGGCATGACGGGGCTCGAGGTCAAAGGTGTGAACCTTCGCATCGAGGACGTGCTCACGGCTGACGAGTTCAAGGGCGCCGAGCGCGCGGAGCGCGAGGAGGTCGCGGCGGCTGCTGCCGCTGCCGCGGGGGACTCGTCTGCGGATGCCGACGAGGGCAAGACCGCAGAAGCAGCCGAGTAG
- a CDS encoding glycosyltransferase family 2 protein, which produces MSQEHIAVLIPCYNEALTVGKVVDDFRAELPEADIYVYDNNSSDDTASIAREHGAIVRSEPRQGKGNVVRQMFRDIDADYYVMVDGDDTYPADEVTNLLQPLEDGTADTVVGDRLSNGTYGKENDRAFHGFGNNLVRWLIGVLYGMELTDVMTGYRAFNKVFVKTLPVLSPAFEIETELSIHAIDKRWRIAQVPIDYRDRPEGSVSKLNTFSDGLKVLGMIATLFKDYKPLGFFSLLAAIFLVIGLIVGIPVVVEFNVTHLVPRLPTAIVAVALVGLACLLFMCGLILDTVVKGHRREWELEVTAEYEREHARR; this is translated from the coding sequence GTGAGCCAAGAGCACATAGCCGTCCTGATACCCTGCTACAACGAGGCGCTCACGGTGGGCAAGGTCGTTGATGACTTCCGCGCCGAGCTGCCGGAGGCCGACATCTACGTCTACGACAACAACTCGTCGGATGACACCGCCTCCATCGCACGCGAGCATGGGGCCATCGTGCGCTCCGAGCCCCGCCAAGGCAAGGGCAACGTGGTGCGTCAGATGTTCCGTGACATCGATGCCGACTACTACGTCATGGTCGACGGGGACGACACCTATCCGGCCGACGAGGTGACGAACCTCCTGCAACCGCTCGAGGACGGAACGGCCGATACCGTGGTGGGCGACCGCCTCTCGAACGGCACCTATGGCAAAGAGAACGACCGCGCGTTCCACGGCTTCGGCAACAACCTCGTACGATGGCTCATCGGCGTGCTCTATGGCATGGAGCTCACCGATGTGATGACGGGCTACCGTGCGTTCAACAAGGTGTTCGTGAAGACGCTCCCCGTTCTCTCGCCGGCCTTCGAGATCGAGACGGAGCTCTCCATCCATGCCATCGACAAGCGCTGGCGCATCGCCCAGGTGCCCATCGACTACCGGGACCGTCCCGAGGGGTCGGTCTCCAAGCTCAACACCTTCTCGGATGGCCTCAAGGTCCTCGGCATGATCGCGACGCTCTTCAAGGACTACAAGCCGCTCGGCTTCTTCAGCCTGCTCGCGGCCATCTTCCTGGTCATTGGACTCATTGTGGGCATCCCTGTCGTCGTGGAGTTCAACGTGACCCATCTCGTGCCGCGACTTCCCACCGCCATCGTGGCCGTGGCACTCGTGGGGCTCGCGTGCCTGCTCTTCATGTGCGGGCTCATCCTCGACACCGTGGTCAAGGGCCACAGGCGTGAGTGGGAGCTCGAGGTCACGGCAGAGTACGAGCGTGAGCATGCCCGGCGGTAA
- a CDS encoding DUF2273 domain-containing protein, whose translation MAQDSSKKAAGSQGRSPKATVDTEAKAASQAQDAKARKDADAGSQQQGASSRDQGKAARETMERTGHAVTSWFEEMFPGHGNAVLFALIGLLAAILLFAIGFWQTLLVVILVVAGVAFGQYLDGDPTIINWFKGLADGGTKSNRK comes from the coding sequence ATGGCACAGGACTCTTCCAAGAAGGCGGCCGGCTCGCAAGGACGTTCGCCCAAGGCGACCGTCGACACCGAGGCGAAGGCCGCGTCCCAGGCTCAGGACGCGAAGGCGCGCAAGGATGCCGACGCTGGCAGCCAGCAGCAGGGAGCCTCATCTCGCGACCAGGGCAAGGCCGCTCGTGAGACGATGGAGCGGACCGGTCATGCGGTCACCTCGTGGTTCGAGGAGATGTTCCCCGGCCATGGCAACGCGGTGCTCTTCGCCCTCATCGGCCTGTTGGCGGCCATCCTGCTGTTCGCCATCGGGTTCTGGCAGACCCTGCTCGTGGTCATCCTCGTGGTGGCCGGGGTCGCGTTCGGCCAGTACCTCGACGGTGACCCGACGATCATCAACTGGTTCAAGGGACTCGCTGACGGCGGGACCAAGTCCAACCGCAAGTAG
- a CDS encoding MurT ligase domain-containing protein — protein MGLRTQLATGSGRLVRWGLRSVAHRAGSQLPGRLAVSLDPHVIGELSSGILQGSVVVCGTNGKTTTNNVLAAAMEASGRSVACNRDGANMVPGVAGALLDGAVDMAAIEADELSTIHILPELKPRYLVLLNLFRDQLDRAGEIDHVQDTIVAALAASPQTVLVTCGDDPLCMGVAYRAAEAGTKVIAFGIAEDLHLPADRVPEARFCQRCGAELTYEYRQYAQLGAFSCPACDFARPRLDYAATEVTVGREGVAFDVSGPGLPAPLRVTADFGGVYMVYNLLAALVAAHLMGVAPDAFQRALDGYHPANGRLQRFRVDGREVVLNLAKNPTGFNQNISLLLADDRPKAAFFVVNDHDNDGNDISWIWDVDFERFAAEPDLMVIAGGIRANDVQVRMKYAGITAPLAGSVADALAMVADLPRDRPLYVLTNYSALWSAKAELERMGERL, from the coding sequence ATGGGCCTGAGGACGCAGCTCGCGACCGGATCGGGGCGCCTTGTGCGTTGGGGCCTGCGCTCGGTGGCGCATAGGGCCGGCTCGCAGCTTCCCGGACGCTTGGCCGTCTCGCTCGATCCCCACGTCATCGGTGAGCTCTCCTCTGGCATCCTGCAGGGGTCTGTCGTGGTGTGCGGCACCAATGGCAAGACCACGACCAACAACGTCCTTGCGGCGGCCATGGAGGCCTCCGGGCGGAGCGTCGCCTGCAACCGTGACGGGGCCAACATGGTCCCGGGAGTGGCGGGGGCCCTCCTCGACGGTGCCGTCGACATGGCCGCCATCGAGGCCGACGAGCTCTCCACCATCCATATCCTCCCTGAGCTCAAGCCTCGTTACCTGGTGCTCCTGAACCTCTTCCGCGACCAGCTCGACCGGGCCGGGGAGATCGACCACGTGCAGGACACCATCGTGGCGGCCTTGGCTGCGAGTCCGCAGACGGTTCTGGTGACCTGCGGCGACGACCCGCTCTGCATGGGCGTGGCCTATCGGGCCGCCGAGGCGGGAACCAAGGTCATCGCCTTCGGCATAGCCGAGGACCTGCATCTGCCTGCAGACCGTGTGCCTGAGGCTCGCTTCTGCCAGAGGTGCGGGGCTGAGCTCACCTACGAGTACCGACAGTATGCGCAGCTCGGTGCGTTCTCGTGCCCGGCGTGCGACTTCGCACGTCCCCGGCTCGACTATGCGGCGACGGAGGTCACCGTTGGCCGCGAGGGGGTCGCCTTCGACGTGTCAGGTCCCGGCCTCCCGGCTCCCCTGCGCGTCACGGCGGACTTCGGTGGCGTCTACATGGTCTACAACCTGCTCGCGGCCCTTGTCGCAGCGCATCTCATGGGGGTGGCCCCGGACGCGTTCCAACGTGCCCTCGACGGTTACCACCCTGCCAACGGCCGTCTGCAGCGGTTCCGTGTCGATGGTCGCGAGGTTGTGCTCAACCTTGCCAAGAACCCGACGGGCTTCAACCAGAACATCTCGCTGCTCCTGGCAGACGATCGTCCCAAGGCGGCGTTCTTCGTGGTCAACGACCACGACAACGACGGCAACGACATCTCGTGGATCTGGGACGTCGACTTCGAGCGGTTCGCCGCGGAGCCTGACCTCATGGTGATCGCCGGCGGCATCCGGGCCAACGACGTGCAGGTCCGCATGAAGTATGCGGGCATCACGGCCCCTCTCGCCGGCTCGGTGGCCGATG
- a CDS encoding YebC/PmpR family DNA-binding transcriptional regulator, which produces MSGHSKWATTKHKKAAIDAKRSSLFSKLSRNITVAARVGGDPLPENNAALSAAVARARMVSMPNAKIKAAIDKAFGAGADAAVYETFSYEGYGPAGVAIYVDCLSDNRNRTAADVRSAFTHANGNLGTSGSVAFQFERKGSVAVEKEKCPDEDEFMMAVAEAGGEDYEDAGDDWCVWCDMTAMNDVVAGLEKQGIEVKGSELTMVPTTPTDVTPSDAKKVQRLIDRLEELEDVQNVYSTMNMTDEVVAALEEDE; this is translated from the coding sequence ATGTCCGGACACTCCAAGTGGGCAACCACCAAGCACAAGAAGGCAGCCATCGACGCCAAGCGTTCGTCGCTGTTCTCCAAGCTCTCGCGTAACATCACCGTCGCGGCCCGCGTCGGCGGGGACCCGCTCCCCGAGAACAATGCCGCGCTCTCTGCCGCGGTCGCGCGTGCCCGCATGGTCTCCATGCCGAACGCCAAGATCAAGGCTGCCATCGACAAGGCCTTCGGTGCCGGTGCTGACGCAGCCGTCTACGAGACCTTCTCGTATGAGGGCTATGGCCCGGCAGGCGTGGCCATCTACGTCGACTGCCTGTCCGACAACCGTAACCGCACGGCGGCCGATGTCCGTTCCGCCTTCACGCATGCCAACGGCAACCTCGGCACGTCCGGCTCGGTGGCCTTCCAGTTCGAGCGCAAGGGCTCGGTCGCCGTCGAGAAGGAGAAGTGTCCCGACGAGGACGAGTTCATGATGGCCGTGGCCGAGGCCGGCGGCGAGGACTACGAGGACGCCGGCGACGACTGGTGCGTCTGGTGCGACATGACCGCCATGAACGACGTCGTCGCAGGTCTCGAGAAGCAGGGTATCGAGGTCAAGGGCTCCGAGCTCACGATGGTGCCCACCACCCCTACCGATGTCACGCCGTCGGACGCCAAGAAGGTGCAGCGCCTCATCGACCGTCTCGAGGAGCTCGAGGACGTCCAGAACGTCTATAGCACCATGAACATGACCGACGAGGTCGTCGCCGCCCTCGAGGAGGACGAGTAG